A region from the Simiduia sp. 21SJ11W-1 genome encodes:
- a CDS encoding MbcA/ParS/Xre antitoxin family protein, producing the protein MSALQMNQPEAAAVLCKALQNTQQAFGLTNEELGRIIGKDRSTIGRMFDKGQLSPGSKEGELALLLVRVYRSLFALLGGSQSQMQHWLNTANSHLQATPRSMMSSVQGLVNLVTYLDAMRGRV; encoded by the coding sequence ATGTCAGCGTTGCAAATGAATCAGCCCGAGGCCGCTGCGGTGTTGTGTAAGGCCTTGCAGAATACCCAGCAAGCCTTTGGCCTTACCAATGAAGAGCTGGGGCGTATTATCGGCAAAGATCGCTCCACCATTGGCCGTATGTTCGACAAGGGCCAGCTCTCCCCCGGCTCGAAAGAGGGCGAGCTTGCGCTCTTGCTGGTGCGGGTGTATCGCAGTTTGTTTGCACTGCTGGGCGGCAGCCAAAGCCAAATGCAGCACTGGCTGAACACCGCCAATAGCCACTTGCAGGCCACGCCACGGAGCATGATGAGCAGCGTGCAGGGCCTTGTGAATTTGGTGACCTACCTGGATGCCATGCGTGGGCGCGTGTAA
- a CDS encoding head GIN domain-containing protein, translated as MKTLQIITGFCMSVALLMTAPLQAEELHKKNIAIEDIDQVEVAGPGLLTITQGDTESLEIIASEKVMERIEVDARGSNLRLRIKEGNSWGFFRIDNGIHYKLTVKQLNKVKSMGSVDVEFATDLTAKRLKVDTAGSGDVRLKSLKADALEISSAGSGDISADSINVQETELDTAGSGDMRIKTLEVKGLAEITSAGSGDIRIGTLNADRLELSMAGSGDTAISEGTINSQSVDIGGSGDYNAKHLKSTMAELNLSGSADAKVWVTDKLHVDASGASDVHYYGQPLIKVDTSGASSVKSLGATPK; from the coding sequence ATGAAAACCCTGCAAATTATTACCGGCTTTTGTATGTCAGTGGCATTGCTGATGACTGCCCCGCTACAGGCTGAAGAATTGCACAAGAAAAACATCGCCATTGAAGATATCGATCAGGTGGAAGTTGCAGGCCCGGGCTTGCTTACCATTACCCAAGGCGATACCGAAAGCCTGGAAATCATCGCCAGTGAAAAGGTGATGGAGCGCATAGAGGTAGACGCGCGGGGCAGCAACTTGCGGTTACGTATTAAAGAAGGCAATTCCTGGGGCTTTTTCCGCATTGATAACGGCATTCACTACAAGCTTACCGTCAAGCAACTCAACAAAGTGAAAAGCATGGGCTCGGTGGATGTGGAATTTGCCACCGACCTCACCGCCAAGCGCCTGAAGGTGGATACCGCAGGCTCTGGTGATGTGCGCTTGAAATCACTTAAAGCTGATGCGCTGGAAATATCTTCGGCGGGCTCGGGTGACATATCGGCAGACAGCATTAACGTGCAAGAAACCGAGTTAGATACTGCAGGCTCTGGCGACATGCGCATTAAAACCCTGGAAGTTAAAGGCCTTGCTGAAATTACCTCAGCAGGCTCTGGCGACATTCGCATCGGCACCTTAAATGCCGACCGTCTGGAACTTTCTATGGCAGGCTCAGGCGATACGGCCATCAGCGAAGGCACTATTAACAGCCAATCTGTTGATATTGGCGGCTCCGGTGACTACAACGCAAAACACCTGAAAAGCACCATGGCCGAGCTCAACCTCTCGGGTTCTGCCGATGCCAAGGTGTGGGTTACCGATAAACTGCACGTAGATGCCAGTGGTG
- a CDS encoding GNAT family N-acetyltransferase — translation MIKLATSDADIQACYSVMRQLRPQLIAERFVSCIRQMQAEGFQLAMAQAEGAVVAVAGFRVSTNLHLGKNLYVDDLVTDSRVRSQGYGEELVAWLEAFGKVQGCVALHLDSGAQRDQAHKFYFAQGFTITSFHFVKSLVA, via the coding sequence ATGATCAAACTGGCTACAAGTGATGCCGACATTCAGGCGTGTTACAGCGTGATGCGCCAATTGCGCCCTCAGCTTATTGCCGAGCGCTTTGTTTCGTGCATTCGCCAGATGCAGGCAGAGGGCTTCCAATTAGCCATGGCCCAAGCCGAAGGTGCGGTGGTGGCGGTGGCGGGCTTTCGGGTAAGTACCAACTTGCACTTGGGCAAAAACCTCTATGTGGATGACCTGGTCACAGATTCCCGGGTGCGTTCGCAAGGTTATGGCGAGGAGCTGGTGGCCTGGCTTGAGGCCTTCGGCAAGGTGCAGGGCTGCGTGGCGCTGCATTTAGACAGCGGCGCCCAGCGCGATCAGGCCCATAAATTCTACTTCGCCCAGGGTTTTACCATTACAAGCTTCCATTTTGTGAAGTCGCTGGTCGCTTAA
- a CDS encoding M20/M25/M40 family metallo-hydrolase: MRILLSAVFLFWALGLQAGGLSPQEQTLVDAVAEREPAARTLLERIVNINSGTGNHAGVKAVADELAPAFEALGFSVAWVDGKAFQRAGHLLARFGDRGPKLLLIGHLDTVFAPDSQFQRYQVIDERYVKGPGITDMKGGNIVMLMALQGLKDAGLLDQLQIQVVLTGDEEDRGEPLLFAIEPLRKAGRWADIALGFEDGDGDPTTAVVARRSSANWRLEIAGKPAHSSQIFREDIGHGAVYEMARVLEGFRAALKDEQLLTFNPGVVVAGTDVALCDDSRGTAFGKLNVIARKAVVEGDLRALTPEQQARAWGIMEGVAKQSLPHTRTRFTHTDRYPAMAPTDGNHALLAVYSQASQDLGYGPVRAVDPRRAGAADISFVAGSVAQALDGLGLMGTGGHTDEEVADMHTLKSQASRAALLMHRLAQP; this comes from the coding sequence ATGCGAATTTTACTTAGTGCAGTTTTTCTATTTTGGGCGCTAGGCCTGCAGGCCGGTGGGTTAAGCCCGCAAGAACAAACGCTGGTAGATGCCGTGGCCGAGCGAGAGCCCGCCGCGCGCACTTTGCTTGAGCGCATAGTGAACATTAACAGCGGCACCGGTAATCACGCGGGCGTGAAGGCGGTGGCCGATGAGCTTGCCCCTGCCTTTGAGGCGCTGGGTTTCTCGGTGGCCTGGGTAGATGGTAAGGCGTTTCAGCGCGCGGGCCACCTGCTGGCACGCTTCGGTGATCGCGGGCCCAAATTGCTGTTAATCGGCCACCTCGACACCGTTTTTGCCCCCGATAGCCAGTTTCAGCGCTACCAGGTCATAGACGAGCGCTATGTGAAAGGCCCCGGCATTACCGACATGAAAGGCGGCAATATAGTGATGCTGATGGCGCTGCAAGGGTTGAAAGATGCAGGCCTGCTGGATCAGCTGCAAATACAGGTTGTGCTCACAGGCGACGAAGAAGATCGTGGTGAACCCTTGTTGTTTGCCATAGAACCTCTGCGCAAAGCGGGGCGCTGGGCCGATATTGCGCTTGGCTTTGAAGATGGCGACGGCGACCCAACAACCGCCGTGGTGGCGCGGCGCAGCTCTGCCAATTGGCGGTTGGAAATCGCGGGTAAGCCTGCGCACTCCTCGCAAATTTTTCGCGAAGACATAGGCCACGGCGCCGTGTATGAAATGGCGCGCGTACTCGAGGGCTTCAGGGCAGCCTTGAAAGACGAGCAGCTGTTAACCTTTAACCCGGGCGTGGTAGTGGCCGGTACTGATGTTGCACTCTGCGACGACAGCCGCGGCACCGCCTTTGGCAAGCTCAATGTGATTGCCAGAAAGGCGGTGGTAGAGGGTGATTTACGTGCCCTCACGCCCGAGCAGCAGGCCCGCGCCTGGGGCATTATGGAAGGCGTGGCCAAGCAATCGCTGCCCCATACCCGCACGCGTTTTACCCATACCGATCGCTACCCCGCCATGGCGCCCACCGATGGCAACCACGCGCTGTTGGCTGTGTACAGCCAGGCAAGCCAGGATTTGGGCTATGGCCCGGTACGTGCGGTAGACCCACGCAGGGCAGGGGCTGCCGATATCTCCTTTGTGGCGGGCAGTGTTGCCCAGGCGCTGGATGGCCTGGGGTTGATGGGTACTGGTGGCCATACAGATGAAGAGGTGGCCGATATGCACACCCTCAAAAGCCAGGCGAGCAGAGCGGCGCTCTTGATGCACAGGCTGGCACAGCCCTGA
- a CDS encoding glycosyltransferase family 39 protein produces the protein MQFPFRWLNLSSAPFILLALFVCAHWALAPVLGLGVDEAHYALYGQRPDWSYYDHPPMVGWLHWLGLLLGESEFFVRLPALVLWPLILLLVWRQARRWYGALGVANLALAMLVFSPIVAVLGFGLVPDTPLIVAALLLVALVDKIDATDGRILWHWLALGVLLGLAGLSKYTAVFIAIALLAGLVMRRRWHWLKAPGPWLAVVIAALMVAPVFYWNWAHDWLSFTYQVNHGAEGDWSLLDSLRYVLVLVVSYGPLLALAALCALVRAEGMPASLGRLVCHWLAVVLLLVAVWSAGNGENLPHWTVLSWVLLAPAAANWLYGRLLLGKRLFALVTGGLSVALCLLLWWLLVAPPLAIWPQSAAAVRDLHGWPEGAERARALQAEWAAEEGQQAQLWVANWTQGSRLAWYANAPVQVVSSRPSQFLLWWGEPQAPGLLVRAERKRPKRLAAKAPAGVTCKLVDELDYQREGVTLNHFLYYRCVPAAETGARAVKETR, from the coding sequence GTGCAGTTCCCATTCCGCTGGCTGAACCTCTCTTCAGCACCCTTTATATTGCTCGCTCTATTCGTGTGCGCCCATTGGGCCTTGGCACCGGTGCTTGGCTTGGGTGTTGATGAGGCGCACTACGCGCTTTACGGCCAGCGCCCAGACTGGAGCTATTACGATCACCCGCCCATGGTGGGCTGGTTGCATTGGTTGGGGCTGTTGCTGGGTGAATCCGAATTTTTTGTGCGCCTGCCTGCATTGGTATTGTGGCCGCTGATCCTGTTGTTGGTGTGGCGCCAGGCGCGGCGCTGGTATGGGGCTTTGGGTGTGGCCAATTTGGCGTTGGCGATGCTCGTGTTCTCGCCCATTGTGGCCGTGCTGGGCTTTGGCCTGGTGCCAGATACACCACTCATTGTGGCGGCGCTGCTGTTGGTTGCGCTGGTAGACAAAATAGACGCCACCGATGGCCGCATACTCTGGCACTGGCTGGCCTTGGGTGTGCTGTTGGGCCTGGCTGGGCTCAGCAAGTATACGGCGGTATTTATTGCCATCGCTTTGCTGGCAGGCCTCGTGATGCGACGCCGCTGGCACTGGCTCAAGGCGCCCGGGCCTTGGTTGGCGGTGGTGATTGCCGCGTTGATGGTGGCGCCGGTGTTTTATTGGAACTGGGCGCATGACTGGTTGTCGTTTACCTACCAGGTAAACCATGGCGCCGAGGGCGATTGGTCGCTGCTTGATTCGCTGCGCTATGTGCTGGTGTTGGTGGTGAGTTATGGGCCGCTACTGGCCTTGGCTGCCCTGTGCGCCCTGGTGCGCGCTGAAGGCATGCCGGCGTCACTTGGCCGCCTGGTGTGCCATTGGCTGGCCGTAGTGCTGCTGCTGGTGGCGGTTTGGTCTGCGGGCAATGGCGAAAATCTGCCTCACTGGACGGTGTTGAGTTGGGTATTATTGGCGCCGGCTGCGGCCAACTGGCTGTACGGGCGTTTGCTGCTTGGCAAGCGCCTTTTTGCGCTGGTGACTGGCGGGTTATCAGTAGCCTTGTGTTTGCTGCTCTGGTGGCTGTTGGTGGCACCGCCCTTGGCTATTTGGCCGCAATCGGCCGCTGCCGTGCGCGATTTGCACGGCTGGCCGGAAGGCGCCGAGCGCGCCCGGGCATTGCAAGCCGAGTGGGCGGCAGAGGAGGGCCAACAGGCCCAGCTGTGGGTAGCCAACTGGACCCAGGGCAGCCGCCTGGCCTGGTATGCCAATGCGCCTGTGCAGGTGGTTTCGTCGCGCCCCAGCCAGTTTTTGCTCTGGTGGGGCGAGCCACAGGCGCCGGGTTTGCTGGTGCGTGCCGAGCGCAAGCGCCCCAAGCGGCTCGCGGCCAAGGCCCCCGCGGGCGTGACCTGTAAGTTGGTAGACGAGCTCGACTATCAGCGCGAGGGTGTCACGCTCAACCATTTCTTGTATTACCGCTGTGTGCCGGCTGCTGAAACCGGCGCCCGGGCTGTAAAGGAAACCCGTTGA
- a CDS encoding RES family NAD+ phosphorylase, which produces MALWASLDGQQAIGPLTLELVRVVESQEEIATLSLVDSMAEQDILESLLEDSKPGQLPGNLHYLLASPFRYPPLQWGSRFGRTHEPSLFYGSLNIETALTECAFYRFVFLSGVTAPFPKAVVSQHTSFRVRGHGERGVNLTLPPFAEHTDALRSPEDYRAAQALGSDMREAGVQVVIYLSARDRRASALNGAVFDPQVFAKSQPQRFQAWTCHATTEAVRFIAAPGATPGREIFAFTREDFLVDGRLPMPPA; this is translated from the coding sequence ATGGCGCTTTGGGCATCGCTTGATGGGCAACAGGCCATAGGTCCGCTAACGCTTGAACTGGTGCGGGTGGTGGAATCCCAAGAGGAAATTGCCACGCTATCGCTGGTAGACAGCATGGCAGAGCAGGATATTTTGGAGTCGCTGCTTGAAGACAGCAAGCCCGGCCAATTGCCAGGTAACCTGCATTATTTGTTGGCCAGCCCCTTTCGCTACCCGCCGCTGCAATGGGGCAGCCGGTTTGGCCGCACCCATGAACCCTCGCTGTTTTACGGCTCGCTCAATATTGAAACGGCGCTCACCGAATGCGCTTTTTATCGCTTTGTATTTTTAAGCGGTGTGACAGCACCCTTCCCGAAAGCTGTGGTTTCGCAGCACACCAGTTTCAGGGTGCGCGGCCATGGTGAGCGGGGTGTGAACTTAACGCTGCCGCCCTTTGCCGAGCACACAGACGCGTTGCGATCGCCCGAAGATTACCGGGCGGCCCAGGCACTGGGCAGTGACATGCGCGAGGCGGGTGTACAGGTGGTTATTTACCTCTCTGCCCGCGACCGCCGTGCCAGTGCGCTCAATGGCGCGGTGTTTGACCCTCAAGTATTTGCCAAAAGCCAACCCCAGCGCTTTCAAGCCTGGACCTGCCATGCCACAACCGAGGCCGTGCGCTTTATTGCCGCACCTGGCGCCACCCCAGGGCGCGAGATATTTGCCTTTACCCGTGAAGATTTTCTGGTAGACGGGCGCCTGCCCATGCCGCCTGCTTAG
- a CDS encoding glycosyltransferase family 9 protein: protein MKVDTMRKIDRWAGMPLCLLLSVLFWLWELVFKPAKKPAKKVLFLELSEMGSAIIADPALRYVKAQPDAEVHFAIFKKNVASLHLLNTIDEANLYTFREDNLFTLVWDTLRFMVWCRKKGIDTVIDMEMFSRVSALLSRVTGAVNRIGFVAYHSEGLYRGNFLTRPVVYSAHQHIAKNFMALSHTAMMTEEQLPFCKSLITDDDIQLAQAPRDEAAIEQVQATLKSLYADYTPGQRVVLINPNASDLLPQRRWPAMHFQAVIEDLLARYSDILVVITGAPGEYAGAQALCEAVGNPRCVNSAGKFAFKQLVPLYFVADMMLTNDSGPGHFSAVTPLRTFVIFGPETPALYSSLGNSTALYLGLACSPCVSAANHRKTDCVDNRCVKDLLPAQALAAIHPHLDRIEAQPT, encoded by the coding sequence ATGAAAGTAGATACCATGCGCAAAATCGACCGCTGGGCAGGCATGCCACTGTGCTTGCTGTTGTCGGTGTTGTTTTGGTTGTGGGAGTTGGTGTTTAAGCCGGCCAAAAAACCGGCCAAAAAAGTGCTGTTTTTAGAGCTCTCGGAAATGGGCAGCGCCATCATTGCAGACCCGGCGCTGCGCTATGTAAAAGCGCAACCCGATGCCGAGGTGCACTTTGCCATTTTCAAGAAAAATGTCGCCAGCCTGCATTTGCTGAACACCATTGATGAAGCAAATCTCTACACCTTTCGCGAAGACAACCTGTTCACCCTGGTGTGGGATACCCTGCGCTTTATGGTGTGGTGCCGCAAAAAGGGCATAGATACCGTAATAGACATGGAAATGTTTTCGCGCGTATCGGCGCTGCTTTCGCGGGTGACAGGTGCGGTAAACCGCATTGGGTTTGTGGCCTATCACAGCGAAGGGTTGTACCGCGGTAACTTCCTGACGCGCCCGGTGGTGTACAGCGCACACCAGCACATCGCCAAGAATTTCATGGCGCTGTCTCACACTGCCATGATGACCGAAGAGCAGCTGCCATTTTGCAAAAGCCTGATTACCGATGACGACATCCAGCTGGCCCAGGCACCGCGCGATGAAGCCGCCATCGAACAGGTGCAGGCCACGCTCAAAAGCCTGTATGCCGATTACACGCCTGGCCAGCGCGTGGTACTGATTAACCCCAACGCCAGTGATCTGTTGCCCCAGCGCCGCTGGCCGGCCATGCACTTTCAGGCCGTCATTGAGGATTTGTTGGCACGCTATAGTGATATTTTAGTGGTGATTACCGGCGCGCCCGGTGAGTACGCTGGTGCCCAGGCGCTGTGCGAGGCAGTGGGCAACCCCCGCTGTGTGAACTCGGCCGGCAAGTTTGCCTTCAAGCAATTGGTGCCTTTGTATTTTGTGGCAGACATGATGCTCACCAACGATTCAGGCCCGGGCCACTTTTCAGCGGTAACCCCGCTGCGTACCTTTGTGATTTTTGGCCCCGAAACCCCGGCGCTTTATAGCTCCCTTGGCAACTCGACGGCACTTTACCTGGGCCTTGCCTGCTCGCCGTGCGTGAGTGCGGCCAACCACCGCAAAACCGATTGTGTGGATAACCGCTGCGTGAAAGACCTGCTGCCGGCACAGGCGCTGGCCGCCATTCACCCGCACCTCGATCGCATTGAGGCCCAGCCGACCTGA
- a CDS encoding YfiR/HmsC family protein: MQALVRAMALAFCLLPSLASQATPKPLPAALNSMLLLKLLSYEQSLSLRENINILVINDEPLARALKQKTGIKIGQAQLGAVYHNEAPPEKAVHVIYINGEQNLDKTLQYAKTHHALTVSNDLALAHLGVALILHDDEGLPGVVISMKPSRALDLNWDPKVLEISTLIY, encoded by the coding sequence ATGCAGGCGTTAGTGCGCGCCATGGCCCTGGCATTTTGCCTGCTGCCGTCGCTTGCCTCACAGGCAACGCCCAAGCCCCTGCCTGCAGCCTTAAACAGCATGCTGCTACTGAAGCTTTTAAGCTATGAGCAGAGCCTAAGCCTACGCGAAAACATAAACATACTGGTGATCAACGACGAGCCATTGGCCCGCGCCCTAAAACAAAAAACAGGCATAAAAATCGGGCAGGCACAGCTTGGGGCGGTATACCACAATGAAGCCCCACCAGAGAAAGCCGTACATGTAATATACATAAACGGCGAGCAAAATCTGGATAAAACCCTTCAATACGCCAAAACGCATCACGCCCTCACCGTCAGCAATGACCTGGCTCTGGCGCACCTTGGGGTTGCACTGATATTACACGACGACGAAGGTCTGCCAGGCGTTGTAATCAGTATGAAACCCTCCCGCGCACTAGACCTTAATTGGGACCCAAAGGTACTTGAGATCTCCACCCTGATTTATTAA
- a CDS encoding SulP family inorganic anion transporter, whose protein sequence is MFNLINGAESNVKNDILSGTTVALALVPEAVAFAFVAGVEPMVGLYAAFMMGLLTSIFGGRPGMISGATGATAVVMIALVAQHGVQYLFAMVVLAGVLQMLAGIFKLGKFIRMVPYPVMLGFVNGLAIVIFLAQMGQFKYEISDGNMTWLEGEMLYTMGILIAATMAIMHFLPKITQAVPAGLVAIVAITLAVLGLDLEARTVIDFVRDMLPAEEAASATLKGELPSFAIPDVPFTWETLSIIFPYALIIAAVGLIESLLTLSLIDEITDTRGNSNRECMGQGVANTVNGFFGGMGGCAMIGQSMININSGGRGRLSGITAALVLLAFILFGATYIEMIPLAALVGIMFMVVLGTFEWSSFRIIGKIPRSDAMILILVSSVTVFFDLAIAVIVGVIVSALVFAWQHAKRIHVHTYEDENGYKVYELRGPIFFGSVANFKELFDPAGDPEHVVIEFQRSRVADHSALEAIDSLAEKYRALGKTLHLRHLSKDCRTLLRKAGDLVEVNVLEDPNYKVAVDPT, encoded by the coding sequence ATGTTTAATCTGATTAACGGCGCAGAGTCGAACGTTAAAAACGACATCCTCTCGGGAACCACCGTGGCCCTGGCACTGGTGCCTGAAGCGGTGGCCTTTGCCTTTGTGGCAGGTGTGGAGCCCATGGTGGGGCTATACGCGGCCTTTATGATGGGGCTGTTAACCTCTATTTTTGGCGGCCGGCCCGGTATGATCTCTGGCGCCACGGGTGCCACCGCTGTGGTGATGATTGCCCTGGTTGCCCAGCACGGCGTGCAGTATTTGTTTGCCATGGTGGTGTTGGCTGGCGTGCTGCAAATGCTTGCGGGTATTTTCAAGCTGGGTAAATTTATTCGCATGGTGCCGTACCCTGTGATGCTGGGTTTTGTGAACGGCCTTGCGATTGTGATTTTTCTGGCGCAAATGGGCCAGTTCAAATACGAAATTTCAGATGGCAACATGACCTGGCTTGAGGGCGAAATGCTCTACACCATGGGCATTTTGATTGCCGCAACCATGGCCATCATGCACTTTTTGCCGAAAATCACCCAGGCGGTGCCGGCAGGCCTTGTGGCGATTGTGGCCATTACCCTGGCAGTGCTTGGGCTGGATCTGGAGGCGCGCACGGTAATCGACTTTGTGCGCGACATGCTACCGGCAGAAGAAGCCGCCAGCGCCACTTTGAAAGGTGAGCTGCCAAGTTTTGCTATTCCCGATGTGCCTTTTACCTGGGAAACGCTCAGCATCATCTTCCCGTACGCGTTAATTATTGCCGCTGTGGGTTTGATTGAATCTTTACTTACGCTTTCATTGATTGACGAAATTACCGATACCCGCGGCAACAGCAACCGCGAGTGTATGGGCCAGGGTGTGGCCAATACCGTGAACGGATTTTTTGGCGGTATGGGCGGCTGCGCCATGATTGGCCAGAGCATGATTAACATCAATTCCGGTGGCCGTGGGCGTTTGTCGGGTATTACCGCGGCACTTGTGTTGCTGGCATTTATTTTATTTGGCGCCACCTATATTGAAATGATCCCGCTCGCGGCGCTGGTGGGCATTATGTTTATGGTGGTGCTGGGCACTTTTGAGTGGTCTTCGTTTCGTATCATCGGGAAAATCCCCCGCTCGGATGCCATGATATTGATTCTGGTATCTTCCGTGACAGTGTTCTTTGACCTTGCCATTGCGGTGATTGTGGGTGTGATCGTCTCGGCGCTGGTGTTTGCCTGGCAGCACGCCAAGCGCATTCACGTGCACACCTACGAAGACGAAAACGGCTACAAAGTGTATGAACTGCGCGGCCCGATCTTCTTTGGCTCGGTGGCCAACTTCAAAGAGCTGTTCGACCCGGCCGGTGATCCCGAGCATGTGGTAATTGAGTTCCAGCGCTCGCGGGTGGCTGATCACTCAGCCCTTGAAGCCATCGACTCCTTGGCTGAAAAATATCGCGCATTGGGTAAAACCCTGCACTTGCGCCACCTGAGTAAAGATTGCCGTACCTTGCTGCGCAAAGCCGGTGATTTGGTGGAAGTAAACGTGCTGGAAGATCCAAACTACAAAGTGGCGGTAGATCCAACCTAA
- a CDS encoding phosphatase PAP2 family protein, with the protein MISQPSPANAFGLLHDATAPGRKPQLENTLIATALVLLAFGAALHSLPEWNQAFFLSVNHAAARQSPDFWAFATVFGDGSIAACLAIGIFIRNPRALAYIFLAAIVAGILIQVPKHVFDAARPPGVLSLDVFSVVGKAHKSNSFPSGHSGSALLAATLLGLASRRLWVTVLLLAVGGLAAYSRMAVGVHWPADVLAGSAIGILVAVLIFRCFADKPVDIPTWGKWVLTFFLGAVSVNGFMHDTGYETFTGVTGLRWVSSGLVAGVVFYWLAVLLWPLAEWLTQKLFRESARQSLTRVFKFGMVGGSGFVVDMSLYALFHSVLGMNLLVARSIAYWLTSTWNWYLNRIFTFKDADNGRKRVQWAKYILMCLISFVPSMGTFYGLTHTMDFFMEHSQLALIAGVLVGALFNYVVAGFLIFKVYGQQDDEVPAPHEPKSE; encoded by the coding sequence ATGATCAGCCAACCGAGCCCGGCCAATGCCTTTGGCCTGTTACACGATGCCACGGCGCCCGGGCGCAAGCCGCAACTGGAAAACACGCTGATTGCCACGGCACTGGTGTTGCTGGCGTTCGGTGCCGCCTTGCACAGCTTGCCTGAGTGGAATCAGGCTTTCTTTTTATCAGTTAACCATGCTGCAGCCAGGCAATCGCCGGATTTTTGGGCCTTTGCCACGGTGTTTGGCGACGGCTCAATAGCCGCGTGCCTTGCCATCGGTATTTTTATTCGCAATCCCAGGGCCTTGGCATACATCTTTTTGGCCGCCATTGTGGCTGGCATTTTAATTCAGGTGCCCAAGCATGTGTTTGATGCAGCCCGCCCGCCCGGCGTGTTGAGCCTGGATGTGTTTTCGGTGGTGGGCAAGGCCCACAAATCCAACAGCTTTCCCTCGGGCCACAGCGGCTCGGCGCTACTGGCGGCCACCCTGCTGGGTTTGGCCAGCCGCCGTTTGTGGGTCACGGTTTTGTTACTGGCCGTGGGAGGGCTTGCGGCCTACTCGCGCATGGCTGTGGGTGTGCATTGGCCGGCTGACGTGTTGGCCGGTTCTGCCATTGGAATTTTGGTGGCGGTGCTGATTTTCAGGTGCTTTGCCGATAAGCCCGTAGATATTCCCACTTGGGGTAAGTGGGTGCTTACCTTTTTCCTGGGTGCGGTGAGCGTGAACGGCTTTATGCACGACACCGGTTATGAAACCTTTACGGGCGTTACCGGTTTGCGCTGGGTGTCTTCGGGCTTGGTAGCCGGCGTGGTGTTTTACTGGTTGGCGGTACTCTTGTGGCCGCTGGCCGAGTGGCTTACCCAAAAGCTGTTTCGCGAATCGGCGCGCCAGTCGCTCACCCGGGTGTTCAAATTTGGCATGGTAGGTGGCAGCGGCTTTGTGGTGGATATGAGCCTGTATGCCCTGTTTCATTCAGTACTGGGCATGAACCTGTTGGTGGCGCGCTCTATTGCCTACTGGCTCACCTCCACCTGGAACTGGTACCTGAACCGGATTTTTACCTTCAAAGACGCAGACAACGGCCGCAAGCGCGTGCAGTGGGCCAAGTATATTCTCATGTGCCTGATCAGCTTTGTGCCGAGCATGGGTACCTTCTATGGTTTAACCCATACCATGGATTTCTTCATGGAGCACAGCCAGCTGGCGCTGATTGCCGGTGTGTTGGTCGGCGCCCTGTTTAACTATGTAGTGGCGGGGTTTTTAATTTTTAAGGTGTATGGCCAGCAAGATGACGAAGTGCCTGCACCCCACGAGCCAAAGAGTGAATAA